In the genome of Saccharomonospora viridis DSM 43017, one region contains:
- a CDS encoding phage holin family protein, producing MRRVSSPKNLQQDGAGGPAVPYLPLSSDDGTAQDASIGSLVKDAAQHVSTLVRAEVELIKTEAVGEAKKAFKGSLFFVVAGVIALYSSFFFFFFLGELLAEWLPRWAAFGIVFLVMLLTAGLAAYIGLRKWKRVRKPQRSIDSLKSTADTLRHRRTHDASSTPNSVTTS from the coding sequence ATGAGGCGCGTGAGCAGCCCCAAGAACCTTCAGCAGGACGGCGCGGGGGGCCCTGCGGTGCCCTACCTCCCGTTGTCCTCAGACGACGGCACAGCACAGGACGCGTCCATCGGCTCCCTGGTGAAGGACGCGGCCCAACACGTGTCCACGCTGGTCAGAGCCGAGGTCGAACTGATCAAGACCGAGGCGGTCGGCGAGGCGAAGAAGGCGTTCAAGGGCAGTCTCTTCTTCGTCGTCGCCGGTGTCATCGCGCTGTACAGCTCGTTCTTCTTCTTTTTCTTCCTCGGCGAGCTGCTGGCCGAGTGGCTGCCGCGGTGGGCGGCGTTCGGCATCGTCTTTTTGGTGATGCTGCTGACGGCCGGACTCGCGGCCTACATCGGCCTGCGGAAATGGAAACGGGTGCGCAAGCCCCAGCGCTCGATCGACAGCCTCAAAAGCACCGCCGACACGCTGAGGCACCGGCGGACGCACGACGCAAGCTCCACTCCGAACTCCGTGACCACGTCCTGA